One window of Oncorhynchus gorbuscha isolate QuinsamMale2020 ecotype Even-year unplaced genomic scaffold, OgorEven_v1.0 Un_scaffold_550, whole genome shotgun sequence genomic DNA carries:
- the LOC124018570 gene encoding NACHT, LRR and PYD domains-containing protein 6-like, which translates to MVDQMTQPRLVPLNDQSKKKESQIQFVPQIKKKRQSIHFTQSNIQYIFYLFFYADTIQLKGEIKLALKKSRSILEGLAQSKSALKKSRSILEGLAQSKSALKRKSRSILEGLAQSKSALKKKSRSILEGLAQSKSALKRKSRSILEGLAQSKSALKKKSRSILEGLAQSKSALKKKSRSILEGLAQSKSALKKKYRSILEGLAQSKSALKKKSRSILEGLAQSKSALKKKSRSILEGLAQSKSALKKKSRSILEGLAQSKSALKKKSRSILEGLAQSKLALNKVYTETYMVACDSATVNKEHEVWQAETAHLQHTSGASVIKCQDIFKHDEEEEPIRCVVTKGVAGIGKTVAVQKFILDWADGIENQHLDLLIRISLRDLNLIKHRQCSLHGLLQVLYPELKDIDIKMYFDHKILFIIVGLDEIQLPLEFQKNIPISDVSESATLDGILTNLITGRLLPNALLWITSRPVAANRIPPESRDRDQRVR; encoded by the exons ATGGTTGACCAG ATGACACAACCAAGACTGGTGCCACTGAATGACCAGAGCAAGAAGAAAGAAAGTCAAATTCAGTTCGTACCTCAGATTAAGAAAAAAAGACAATCCATTCATTTCACTCaaagtaatatacagtatatattttatttatttttctatgCAGACACCATTCAACTCAAAGGCGAGATCAAATTAGCCCTTAAGAAGTCCAGGAGCATACTAGAGGGTTTGGCACAAAGTAAATCAGCCCTTAAGAAGTCCAGGAGCATACTAGAGGGTTTGGCACAAAGTAAATCAGCCCTTAAGAGGAAGTCCAGGAGCATACTAGAGGGTTTGGCACAAAGTAAATCAGCCCTTAAGAAGAAGTCCAGGAGCATACTAGAGGGTTTGGCACAAAGTAAATCAGCCCTTAAGAGGAAGTCCAGGAGCATACTAGAGGGTTTGGCACAAAGTAAATCAGCCCTTAAGAAGAAGTCCAGGAGCATACTAGAGGGTTTGGCACAAAGTAAATCAGCCCTTAAGAAGAAGTCCAGGAGCATACTAGAGGGTTTGGCACAAAGTAAATCAGCCCTTAAGAAGAAGTACAGGAGCATACTAGAGGGTTTGGCACAAAGTAAATCAGCCCTTAAGAAGAAGTCCAGGAGCATACTAGAGGGTTTGGCACAAAGTAAATCAGCCCTTAAGAAGAAGTCCAGGAGCATACTAGAGGGTTTGGCACAAAGTAAATCAGCCCTTAAGAAGAAGTCCAGGAGCATACTAGAGGGTTTGGCACAAAGTAAATCAGCCCTTAAGAAGAAGTCCAGGAGCATACTAGAGGGTTTGGCACAAAGTAAATTAGCCCTTAACAAGGTCTACACAGAGACTTATATGGTCGCTTGTGATTCTGCCACCGTCAATAAAGAACATGAGGTGTGGCAAGCTGAAACCGCACATCTCCAACACACCTCGGGGGCCTCCGTCATAAAATGTCAAGATATCTTCAAGCATGACGAAGAAGAAGAACCCATCAGATGTGTGGTGACAAAGGGAGTAGCTGGCATTGGGAAAACTGTGGCAGTCCAGAAATTCATCCTGGACTGGGCAGATGGGATAGAGAATCAACATCTAGACCTTTTAATTCGCATTTCTTTACGGGATCTAAATTTGATTAAACATCGGCAATGCAGCTTGCATGGACTTCTTCAGGTGTTATACCCTGAACTTAAGGACATAGACATAAAGATGTATTTTGACCATAAGATTTTGTTCATTATTGTTGGCCTGGATGAGATCCAACTGCCACTGGAGTTTCAAAAAAACATTCCTATATCTGATGTGTCAGAGTCTGCTACCCTGGACGGTATACTTACAAACCTCATCACTGGCCGTCTTCTCCCTAATGCTCTCCTCTGGATAACCTCTCGTCCAGTAGCTGCCAATCGGATCCCTCCAGAGAGTCGTGACCGAGATCAGAGGGTTCGGTGA